A single genomic interval of Terriglobus albidus harbors:
- a CDS encoding Gfo/Idh/MocA family protein, protein MAWTRREFTRLGALSTAAIAVPGAVPDIFAQQQERVGFAVIGLGVIADHFMRGVKQSQRCKITALVSGHRDKAERIAAEYGVPKDSIYSYEDFDRIRDNKTVQAVYVALPNSMHAEYTIRAAKAGKHVFCEKPMALSSAECQQMIDACKTANVKLMIAYRMQYEPLTLKCIEMVRSGKIGDVVAFEGQFGFNIQPGVWRTKKALAGGGSVYDVGIYALQAARMFTGEEPVEIKAVASTVHKNDPRFAEMEESVEWSMRFPSGVVASCASTYGGQMEGFMRVHGVSGTLEMGPTYGYDGVTMRGRAKGEHWEESNPEKDPKQFEREADHFAECVQTGRTPKTPGEEGLRDLTYIEKIYESAGVKL, encoded by the coding sequence ATGGCGTGGACAAGGCGTGAATTTACCAGACTAGGTGCACTCAGCACGGCAGCCATCGCTGTCCCTGGTGCGGTTCCAGACATATTCGCACAACAACAGGAACGGGTTGGATTCGCCGTCATCGGGCTGGGTGTTATCGCCGACCACTTCATGCGGGGTGTGAAGCAGTCACAGCGTTGTAAGATCACGGCCCTGGTCAGCGGTCATCGTGACAAGGCCGAGCGCATCGCGGCGGAGTATGGCGTCCCCAAGGACTCGATCTATAGCTACGAAGACTTCGACCGCATCCGCGACAACAAGACGGTGCAGGCGGTTTATGTCGCTCTGCCGAACTCGATGCATGCCGAATACACCATCCGCGCGGCCAAGGCGGGCAAGCATGTCTTCTGCGAAAAGCCCATGGCGCTGAGCTCGGCTGAGTGCCAGCAGATGATCGATGCCTGTAAAACCGCGAACGTGAAGTTGATGATCGCCTACCGCATGCAGTATGAGCCGCTGACGCTGAAGTGCATCGAGATGGTGCGCAGCGGCAAGATCGGCGACGTGGTCGCATTTGAAGGGCAGTTCGGTTTCAATATTCAGCCTGGCGTATGGCGTACGAAGAAGGCCTTGGCCGGCGGCGGCAGTGTCTACGACGTCGGCATCTACGCGCTGCAGGCGGCACGCATGTTCACGGGGGAGGAGCCGGTAGAGATCAAGGCCGTTGCCAGTACAGTGCATAAGAATGATCCGCGCTTTGCAGAGATGGAAGAGTCGGTCGAATGGAGCATGCGCTTTCCCAGCGGTGTGGTAGCCAGTTGTGCCTCCACCTACGGAGGACAGATGGAAGGCTTCATGCGCGTTCATGGCGTTTCCGGAACCCTGGAGATGGGGCCGACCTATGGCTATGACGGTGTCACCATGCGAGGCCGGGCGAAAGGCGAGCACTGGGAGGAGAGCAATCCGGAAAAAGACCCGAAGCAGTTTGAGCGCGAGGCCGATCACTTTGCGGAGTGTGTCCAGACTGGGCGCACGCCAAAGACTCCCGGTGAAGAGGGCCTGCGCGATCTT
- a CDS encoding peroxiredoxin: MSLRINDTAPDFKAETSQGTINFHEWIGDNWAVLFSHPKDFTPVCTTELGAVGALEKDFAARGAKVIGLSIDPAESHSRWAQDIKDVTGADVNYPIIADTDLAVAKLYGMLPAEAGDSCEGRTPADNATVRVVYVIGPDKKIKLQLAYPMTTGRNFDEILRVLDSIQLTAKHKVATPANWKPGEDVIITGAVSNEEADKIFPGYKTVKPYLRTTAQPK, translated from the coding sequence ATGTCACTCCGGATCAATGACACCGCTCCCGATTTCAAGGCGGAAACTTCGCAAGGCACGATCAACTTCCACGAGTGGATCGGCGACAACTGGGCAGTACTTTTCTCGCACCCCAAGGACTTCACTCCGGTCTGCACCACCGAGCTCGGCGCCGTAGGCGCTCTCGAGAAGGACTTCGCTGCCCGCGGCGCCAAGGTCATCGGCCTTAGCATCGACCCGGCAGAGAGCCACAGCCGCTGGGCACAGGACATCAAGGACGTGACCGGCGCCGATGTGAACTATCCGATCATCGCTGACACCGACCTGGCCGTTGCCAAGCTGTACGGCATGCTTCCCGCCGAAGCCGGCGATAGCTGCGAGGGCCGCACCCCGGCCGACAACGCCACCGTTCGCGTGGTCTACGTCATCGGACCCGACAAGAAGATCAAGCTGCAGCTTGCTTACCCGATGACCACGGGCCGCAACTTCGATGAGATCCTGCGCGTTCTGGACTCCATCCAGCTCACCGCCAAGCACAAGGTTGCGACTCCGGCGAACTGGAAGCCCGGCGAAGATGTCATCATCACCGGCGCGGTCTCGAACGAAGAAGCAGACAAGATCTTCCCGGGCTACAAGACCGTGAAGCCTTACCTGCGCACGACCGCACAGCCGAAATAA
- a CDS encoding DoxX family protein: MFYRVDYMLAVLFVGFLVGVLLSKAFERVAPYRLAQGYYVAVAALLVLRTGLFACTILMSQQSVWAKMSGGVGDLINLIFGALFGVAVRRKDARELLTTPLLLRALCMGLAFTFATNGAAKAFSMTSMTEFFTQSGYSVSFLKFIMIAEIFGALGLLLPWAVLPSLLGLAVDMFGAVLTHIHNGDPLNDSTGAIGMLIRLAIVGVLWALNRRTQALPHSIRNSILSVGAVALACLLIALGGGAVVRHVSAAAAFHTSH; encoded by the coding sequence ATGTTCTATCGAGTGGACTATATGTTGGCCGTATTGTTTGTCGGTTTCCTTGTAGGAGTTTTATTGAGCAAGGCTTTTGAAAGAGTCGCTCCCTATCGACTCGCACAGGGCTACTACGTAGCCGTCGCAGCCCTGCTGGTACTGCGAACAGGATTATTTGCCTGCACCATACTCATGAGTCAACAGAGCGTCTGGGCGAAGATGAGCGGCGGTGTCGGAGACCTTATTAATCTTATTTTTGGAGCTTTGTTTGGCGTAGCAGTACGACGCAAAGACGCACGAGAACTCTTAACAACACCGTTGCTACTGAGAGCGCTCTGCATGGGGCTTGCCTTCACATTTGCGACTAATGGCGCCGCAAAGGCGTTTTCTATGACTTCCATGACTGAATTCTTTACTCAGTCTGGGTACTCGGTTTCTTTTCTCAAGTTCATTATGATTGCCGAGATTTTCGGCGCACTCGGCTTACTGCTTCCCTGGGCTGTTCTCCCGTCGCTGCTCGGGCTCGCCGTGGACATGTTCGGCGCTGTGCTGACGCACATTCATAATGGTGACCCATTGAACGACAGCACAGGTGCGATTGGCATGCTGATCCGCCTCGCTATTGTCGGTGTGCTTTGGGCATTGAACCGCCGAACTCAAGCATTGCCGCATAGCATCCGCAACTCGATTCTAAGTGTCGGAGCAGTGGCCTTAGCTTGTCTGCTGATAGCTCTTGGCGGGGGCGCGGTAGTGCGTCATGTAAGCGCAGCAGCAGCTTTCCATACGTCGCATTGA
- a CDS encoding sigma-70 family RNA polymerase sigma factor produces the protein MSEGHLSPNRDRRPELLALTEELRPELHRYCARLMGSVIDGEDVVQDTLTRALVALQDMEETPPLRPWLFRIAHNRALDLLRSRAVRMAEPIDAASDIAGSVSPDPVEMLMRQEAVKTAVSRFVELPTLQRSVVILKDVLGESLIEIATLLDLTVDAVKGHLARGRTRLREINAQARPLAEVRPASAAVARYVALFNQRDWDGLRALLADDVRLNQSTYPLRAGAADVGLFFTIYAKIDGVWLAPAWLEGREVIAVFEGRANPKPSYIMWLEWRDDRITFIRDYRYVRYIAADAELAVAPDATRAGDGDTHWR, from the coding sequence TTGAGCGAAGGACATCTCTCGCCGAACCGAGACCGCCGCCCGGAGCTCCTCGCTCTGACTGAAGAACTGCGGCCGGAGCTGCACCGCTATTGCGCGCGTCTCATGGGATCGGTTATTGACGGCGAGGATGTCGTGCAGGACACGCTCACCCGAGCTCTCGTGGCATTGCAGGACATGGAGGAGACGCCGCCGCTTCGCCCCTGGCTATTTCGAATCGCCCATAACCGAGCCCTCGACTTGCTACGCAGCCGGGCGGTGCGAATGGCCGAACCGATCGATGCCGCCTCGGACATCGCCGGCTCGGTCAGCCCTGACCCAGTGGAGATGCTAATGCGCCAGGAAGCAGTCAAGACCGCAGTGTCGCGCTTTGTGGAACTCCCCACCCTCCAGCGGAGCGTCGTTATCCTGAAGGACGTGCTCGGCGAGTCTCTGATAGAGATCGCCACCCTTCTCGATCTCACGGTTGACGCAGTGAAGGGTCATCTTGCGCGGGGGCGAACGCGTCTTCGGGAGATCAACGCGCAGGCCCGCCCGCTTGCAGAAGTGCGACCCGCATCCGCTGCGGTGGCACGCTATGTCGCGCTCTTCAACCAGCGGGACTGGGACGGTCTGCGGGCGCTCTTAGCCGACGACGTGAGGCTCAATCAATCGACGTACCCGCTTCGCGCCGGCGCTGCGGACGTCGGTTTGTTCTTCACCATCTACGCGAAGATCGATGGCGTGTGGCTCGCCCCAGCTTGGCTCGAAGGCCGGGAGGTAATCGCGGTCTTTGAAGGCCGCGCCAATCCAAAGCCCAGCTACATAATGTGGCTCGAGTGGCGCGACGACCGGATTACCTTTATCCGCGACTACCGCTATGTCCGCTATATCGCGGCCGACGCAGAGCTGGCGGTGGCGCCAGACGCCACGCGCGCGGGCGACGGAGACACGCACTGGCGGTGA
- a CDS encoding SDR family oxidoreductase — protein sequence MSLKDKNVIVTGGSRGLGLGLVEALVAHGANVTVVARDADALSSLRIRLGVATISADITNQNAAHRILAEVRPDILALNAGTKPRMGQLDQISWEDFTAPWETDVKAGLYWVQAALNLPLRRGSRVLVGSSGAAQNGSPLSGGYAGAKRMLWFMAKYANGVAKQKDLGIRFQAIVPMQMIGGTGVGDTGANAYARAMGVKPEEFLARSGAPMPPREFGEKVVSVLDDPKYAEGFAFGLKGDTGVTIIEGAGA from the coding sequence ATGAGCCTTAAAGATAAGAATGTCATCGTCACTGGCGGAAGCCGGGGTCTTGGCCTTGGACTGGTCGAGGCTTTGGTGGCGCACGGCGCTAACGTCACGGTCGTTGCCCGCGACGCAGATGCGCTTTCATCCCTCAGAATCCGGCTTGGTGTCGCCACGATCTCCGCCGACATAACAAACCAGAATGCTGCCCACCGGATCCTCGCAGAGGTTCGCCCCGACATTCTTGCACTGAACGCCGGTACAAAGCCGCGGATGGGTCAGTTAGACCAGATAAGTTGGGAAGACTTCACCGCGCCCTGGGAGACCGATGTCAAGGCTGGACTTTATTGGGTGCAGGCAGCGCTCAACCTGCCGCTTAGGCGTGGAAGCCGTGTCCTTGTGGGATCGAGCGGAGCAGCTCAGAACGGTTCGCCGCTCTCGGGAGGTTATGCGGGCGCCAAGCGTATGCTCTGGTTCATGGCAAAGTACGCCAACGGCGTCGCGAAGCAAAAGGACCTGGGAATCCGCTTTCAGGCGATCGTGCCAATGCAGATGATCGGCGGCACCGGCGTCGGCGATACCGGCGCCAATGCTTACGCACGCGCTATGGGCGTCAAACCCGAAGAGTTTCTGGCGCGCTCCGGCGCACCGATGCCACCCCGAGAGTTCGGGGAGAAAGTTGTTTCGGTGCTGGACGATCCAAAGTATGCCGAGGGTTTCGCTTTCGGGCTCAAGGGCGACACAGGCGTCACAATCATTGAGGGAGCGGGGGCTTGA
- a CDS encoding GNAT family N-acetyltransferase gives MKEVTAVPGATGALVGSRTHSADGTVLQPISISEARIIRDQVLNAGGSATRSIYPGDDAPDTLHLGAFVDGQLAAVATICCESMPVTSNAGQWRLRGMATLKEFRRLGLGKRLAEACMAYAADHWGTLLWCSARVTTLRFYRGLSFQEQGESFQLPEYSDEVYILMRRALP, from the coding sequence ATGAAAGAGGTTACCGCGGTGCCAGGTGCGACGGGTGCCCTCGTCGGCTCTCGAACTCACTCCGCCGATGGAACTGTTCTCCAGCCTATCTCCATCTCGGAAGCAAGGATCATTCGCGATCAGGTGCTAAACGCGGGTGGATCGGCGACTCGAAGCATCTATCCTGGTGACGATGCGCCGGACACGCTGCATCTGGGCGCATTTGTGGATGGGCAGCTTGCTGCGGTAGCAACGATATGTTGTGAATCCATGCCTGTCACGTCGAATGCTGGCCAATGGCGGCTACGTGGAATGGCCACTCTTAAAGAGTTTCGCCGCCTTGGGTTAGGCAAGCGTTTAGCTGAGGCCTGCATGGCATATGCGGCGGATCACTGGGGGACTTTGCTTTGGTGTAGCGCTCGGGTGACTACGCTCAGATTCTATCGTGGTCTGAGTTTCCAGGAACAAGGTGAGAGTTTTCAGCTGCCGGAGTATAGCGACGAGGTCTACATCCTGATGCGACGCGCATTGCCATAA
- a CDS encoding SDR family NAD(P)-dependent oxidoreductase, with product MTIAGRTVLVTGANRGIGQALVEEALRRGAKRVYAGTRQPLAHLDERVMPLTLDVTRAAEIQGAVETVESLDILINNAGLALYDDLSDRAALEQSLAVNFFGPYGVTQAFLPLLTRSRGTIVNVLSVVAFAPFPLIPAYSISKAAAFSLTQSLRALLAGRGVKVHAVMAGPVDTEMSRGVDIPKASPESVARAIFDGVEKGEEDIFPDPMSDSIAESWRNSAAKAMERQNAALVQSQPVTS from the coding sequence ATGACAATCGCAGGCAGAACAGTTTTGGTGACAGGGGCCAATCGCGGTATCGGACAGGCGCTGGTCGAGGAAGCCTTGAGGAGAGGCGCGAAGCGGGTGTACGCAGGTACGCGCCAGCCCTTGGCCCACTTGGATGAGCGTGTCATGCCGCTGACCCTGGACGTGACCAGAGCTGCTGAGATTCAGGGAGCTGTTGAGACAGTCGAATCTCTCGATATCCTCATCAATAACGCCGGCTTGGCGCTTTACGATGACTTGAGCGATCGTGCCGCGCTCGAACAGTCCCTCGCTGTCAATTTTTTTGGCCCGTATGGCGTGACCCAGGCTTTCCTGCCGTTGCTGACTCGTTCTCGGGGGACCATAGTAAACGTTCTGTCGGTGGTTGCGTTTGCTCCCTTCCCGCTCATTCCGGCTTACTCGATATCAAAGGCGGCCGCGTTCTCGCTGACGCAATCGCTGCGCGCCCTGCTGGCAGGACGAGGCGTGAAGGTACATGCCGTCATGGCCGGCCCCGTTGACACGGAGATGTCCCGAGGCGTCGATATACCGAAGGCCTCTCCGGAGTCGGTTGCACGAGCCATCTTCGACGGAGTGGAGAAAGGTGAGGAGGATATCTTCCCCGATCCCATGTCAGACTCCATTGCGGAGAGCTGGCGCAACAGTGCGGCCAAGGCGATGGAACGCCAGAATGCGGCGCTCGTACAGTCACAGCCAGTCACGTCCTAA
- a CDS encoding cupin domain-containing protein — MEDPSFEIINLSVESAGVDGYDNHPIAKVNDHEVRISTMTEAYHWHSHPDSDECFLALEGGIYIDFEDRTVTLPPGHMITITRGVLHRTRPIADRSINLTFERADARSEASTPSRKVVFS, encoded by the coding sequence ATGGAAGATCCCTCGTTTGAAATCATTAATCTCTCAGTCGAGTCGGCCGGCGTAGACGGTTATGACAACCATCCTATCGCTAAGGTCAATGACCATGAAGTTCGTATCAGCACAATGACAGAGGCCTATCATTGGCATAGCCATCCCGACTCAGATGAATGTTTCTTGGCACTCGAAGGAGGCATATACATTGACTTCGAGGATCGAACTGTGACGCTGCCTCCTGGTCACATGATCACTATCACGCGAGGAGTTCTCCACCGCACACGGCCGATTGCCGATCGGTCAATCAATCTTACTTTCGAACGCGCTGACGCGCGAAGTGAAGCTTCCACTCCTTCCCGGAAGGTTGTGTTTTCGTAG
- a CDS encoding PhzF family phenazine biosynthesis isomerase — MRTYRAFQVDVFTREKFAGNPAGVILNADGLTDFEMQKIARELNNSETAFVFSPHSDDHDVWVRFFTPTCEVPSCGHATVAAHFVRTLYGGGGIGHIRHKCAAGIMDIDVVASEKGTFVVRMKQAPPTFTSLDIETVRRITSALGVEVDDQDPLCPIEVVSTGHSKVLVGVKDSQVLNALSPNLDLLGKLSSETGVNGYFVFTLRPDDTEYIAEARMFAPAVGIPEDPVTGNGNGPLGAYLVKHGFSGIRDGRFSFQALQGRKIGRPGVVKGSVEIVNGEPRSVIVGEDAVVAFSFDLAI; from the coding sequence GTGCGAACGTATAGGGCATTTCAGGTTGACGTATTTACGCGCGAGAAGTTCGCAGGAAACCCGGCTGGAGTGATTCTGAACGCCGATGGTCTCACTGATTTCGAGATGCAGAAGATTGCGCGCGAGCTGAACAACTCGGAGACGGCGTTCGTCTTTTCGCCCCACTCTGACGATCACGATGTTTGGGTTCGGTTCTTTACGCCCACATGCGAAGTGCCAAGCTGTGGGCACGCGACCGTGGCAGCCCACTTTGTTCGAACACTCTACGGCGGCGGAGGAATCGGGCACATCCGGCACAAGTGCGCCGCAGGAATTATGGATATTGACGTGGTAGCTTCCGAAAAGGGCACATTCGTCGTCCGGATGAAACAGGCACCCCCCACGTTCACGTCATTGGACATCGAAACTGTAAGGCGAATCACCTCAGCCCTTGGCGTTGAAGTTGACGACCAGGATCCTCTCTGCCCGATTGAAGTCGTCTCAACGGGGCATTCCAAGGTCCTTGTCGGTGTCAAGGACAGCCAGGTATTGAATGCCTTGTCGCCCAATCTCGATCTTCTCGGCAAGCTCAGCAGCGAGACGGGCGTCAATGGATATTTCGTGTTTACTCTTAGGCCTGACGACACAGAGTATATTGCTGAGGCCCGTATGTTTGCTCCCGCGGTAGGGATTCCTGAAGACCCGGTTACCGGAAATGGAAATGGTCCGCTCGGTGCCTATCTGGTCAAACATGGATTCAGTGGTATCCGAGACGGTCGCTTCAGCTTCCAGGCTCTGCAGGGACGAAAGATCGGGCGCCCCGGAGTCGTGAAGGGTAGCGTCGAAATTGTCAATGGCGAACCGCGAAGTGTGATAGTCGGGGAAGATGCGGTTGTTGCTTTCTCCTTTGACCTCGCGATATAA
- a CDS encoding zinc-dependent alcohol dehydrogenase family protein, with the protein MKAWKLHHFGIDGLQRVDEAIPRPSAKQILVRVGSVSLNYRDKLLIAGTYNPRMPIPIVPLSDAAGVVVEIGSEVRRAKVGDRIMTHYATRWLDGEPAEDRSLHTLGNTISGALAEYILVDEQAFVAIPEYLTDDQAATLPVAALSAWYALVEMAQLEKSQSVVIQGTGGVSLFGLQFAVALGARVIATSSSDRKVELVRALGASAVINYVRSPDWETEALALTEGKGVDHVLEVVGGQNLTRSIKAIRPGGQISTIGMLEASSSTLDLFALIRKAAVIRGIGGAGHRRAFEKMTQALSRFRIKPIIDAVYPFEEARAAIEHLERGPFGKVVIRVATD; encoded by the coding sequence ATGAAGGCATGGAAGTTGCACCATTTTGGCATTGATGGATTACAACGAGTCGACGAAGCGATTCCACGTCCGTCAGCAAAACAGATCCTGGTCAGAGTCGGCTCTGTTTCTTTGAACTATCGAGACAAGCTACTCATTGCAGGCACCTACAATCCACGAATGCCGATTCCGATTGTTCCACTCTCCGATGCTGCCGGCGTTGTTGTTGAGATAGGAAGCGAAGTCAGGCGAGCGAAAGTCGGAGACCGGATCATGACACACTATGCAACCCGATGGCTTGATGGTGAACCTGCAGAGGATAGGTCCCTGCACACCCTTGGCAACACAATATCTGGCGCGCTTGCCGAATACATTCTTGTCGATGAGCAGGCATTCGTCGCCATTCCGGAATACCTGACGGATGACCAAGCCGCAACTTTGCCCGTGGCGGCACTGTCCGCCTGGTATGCCTTGGTTGAAATGGCCCAACTCGAGAAGTCGCAATCCGTTGTAATTCAGGGGACGGGCGGCGTTTCACTCTTCGGATTACAGTTTGCCGTCGCGTTAGGAGCGCGGGTGATCGCCACCTCGAGTAGTGACCGGAAAGTGGAGTTGGTTCGTGCCCTTGGAGCTTCTGCCGTAATCAACTACGTGCGCAGTCCGGATTGGGAGACGGAAGCCCTAGCTCTTACTGAAGGGAAGGGCGTTGATCACGTATTGGAGGTCGTGGGTGGACAGAATCTGACGCGCTCGATTAAGGCCATACGTCCGGGCGGCCAGATTTCAACCATCGGTATGCTGGAGGCGTCAAGCTCTACCCTTGACCTCTTCGCCCTTATACGAAAAGCCGCGGTAATTCGTGGCATCGGGGGAGCAGGACATCGACGAGCCTTCGAAAAGATGACGCAAGCACTTTCCCGGTTCCGGATTAAGCCGATCATTGATGCGGTATATCCCTTTGAGGAAGCGAGGGCCGCGATCGAGCATTTAGAACGAGGTCCGTTCGGAAAAGTCGTCATCCGAGTAGCAACTGACTGA
- a CDS encoding DUF6196 family protein — MYVSQETTEQTDSRLRRVIAAAELTWHEGPFAFYEFPVEAFPTSEAERGLAIVRDNEVWSVLKGAGPEAAEPFGLFSFHFQDGLDNSGFVGWLASILKRNLGTGVFVVCGQNSRRGGIFDYWGVPLAMRNEAMSLLKELRHDLIDDSREYAGEYSVH; from the coding sequence ATGTACGTCAGCCAAGAAACAACAGAACAAACCGATAGCCGGTTGCGTCGGGTCATTGCCGCGGCGGAACTCACCTGGCACGAAGGTCCGTTCGCATTCTATGAGTTCCCGGTTGAAGCCTTCCCAACCTCGGAAGCTGAGCGTGGGCTCGCCATTGTGAGAGACAACGAGGTTTGGAGCGTGCTTAAGGGGGCTGGCCCGGAAGCCGCTGAGCCCTTCGGGTTGTTCTCGTTCCATTTCCAGGACGGCTTGGACAACAGCGGATTTGTGGGCTGGCTCGCCTCGATCTTGAAGAGAAACCTTGGTACAGGCGTCTTCGTTGTTTGTGGCCAGAACTCGCGGCGTGGGGGCATCTTTGACTACTGGGGCGTCCCGCTGGCTATGCGCAACGAAGCGATGAGCCTGCTCAAGGAACTTCGCCATGATTTAATCGATGATTCCCGGGAATACGCAGGTGAATACTCGGTCCATTAA
- a CDS encoding ester cyclase, with protein sequence MKLYAHLMFVVALLQVTAPAQSPKESSLVNPSSPKGVVQGFIDTVRSGRTPERASEFLADQVSAHQLNSEGETTVVRTPASYAEHVHEFLNMYGRYQLTVTELISDGDRVYVRWRQEGKHLGSIQGFAPTGLPIVEITNAVYRVKDGKIVEYWIQADRKGVELQLRVNAAKDQASR encoded by the coding sequence TTGAAACTCTACGCACATCTAATGTTTGTGGTGGCTCTTCTACAAGTCACTGCCCCGGCCCAAAGCCCAAAGGAGTCCTCCTTGGTCAATCCGTCCTCGCCGAAAGGCGTTGTACAAGGTTTTATCGATACGGTGCGCTCGGGGCGCACTCCCGAGAGGGCATCGGAGTTTCTCGCGGACCAGGTTAGTGCCCACCAACTTAACTCGGAAGGCGAGACTACGGTTGTGAGAACTCCAGCAAGCTATGCCGAACACGTGCATGAATTCTTGAATATGTACGGGAGGTATCAACTGACGGTCACGGAGTTGATTTCGGACGGAGACCGGGTCTACGTTCGTTGGAGACAGGAAGGGAAGCACTTGGGATCGATCCAGGGCTTCGCACCAACTGGCCTGCCTATCGTAGAGATCACAAACGCAGTCTATCGGGTGAAAGACGGAAAGATCGTTGAGTACTGGATTCAGGCCGATCGGAAGGGTGTAGAACTACAGCTTCGAGTGAATGCCGCTAAGGATCAAGCCTCTCGATGA
- a CDS encoding gamma carbonic anhydrase family protein, with product MIIEHAGKRPTIDPTASIALDATICGDVSIGPNTRVLYGARIIGENGGKIQIGSDCIVMENAVIRATANHPCAINDACLIGPNAHVVGAVLDDEVFIATAAAVFHGARLERGVEVRVHATVHLRTHLRAGMIVPIGWIAVGDPVQILPPEKHEEIWAIQKPLNFPDWVYGVPRETPSIMRHISSSLSKSLEAIRNDLPVG from the coding sequence ATGATCATCGAACATGCCGGTAAGCGTCCGACGATTGATCCAACAGCTTCTATCGCGCTTGACGCGACAATTTGCGGAGACGTAAGCATTGGTCCTAATACAAGGGTTCTTTACGGGGCGCGCATCATTGGAGAAAACGGCGGAAAGATCCAAATAGGCTCTGATTGCATCGTGATGGAAAATGCGGTTATTCGGGCCACAGCAAACCATCCGTGCGCGATCAACGATGCTTGTTTGATTGGACCCAATGCTCACGTTGTCGGCGCTGTACTGGACGATGAAGTCTTCATAGCGACAGCTGCCGCCGTCTTCCATGGAGCGCGACTGGAACGGGGTGTGGAGGTTCGAGTGCATGCGACTGTCCATCTTCGTACGCACTTGCGCGCGGGGATGATCGTGCCGATCGGCTGGATCGCGGTGGGCGATCCCGTGCAGATTCTGCCTCCTGAAAAGCATGAGGAAATCTGGGCGATACAAAAGCCACTGAATTTTCCTGATTGGGTCTATGGGGTTCCTCGTGAGACCCCAAGCATTATGAGGCACATCTCAAGTAGCCTCTCGAAATCTTTAGAGGCAATTCGGAACGACCTCCCGGTTGGTTGA
- a CDS encoding zinc-dependent alcohol dehydrogenase family protein, producing MKAWALEGFGLENLKMVDIPIPKPGTHEVLIRVSAVSLNYRDKLVVEGLYNPELRFPVTQVADTVGEVIEIGTGASRFQVGDRVISNYATRWIDGRPAVDEVVHTLGNTINGGLAEYLVLNEDALVLAPTYLTNEEASTLPVGALTAWHALVKNGGLSSDQTVLVQGTGGVSIFGLQLASLAGARVIVTSSSDEKLERAKDLGAHDAINYVRKPEWHKEALRLTSERGVDQILEVAAGKSLGQSIEAIRPGGRIAVIGILEGFTSEIPIFPVLQKQVSIQGIVTGSRRMFEEMNAELEKSQIRPVIDTVYSFDDALEAYKHLYRGAFGKIVIRIQQ from the coding sequence ATGAAAGCTTGGGCATTAGAAGGCTTCGGTTTGGAGAACCTCAAGATGGTAGATATTCCAATCCCAAAGCCCGGAACTCACGAGGTCTTGATCCGAGTCAGTGCTGTGTCTCTGAACTATCGGGACAAGCTGGTCGTTGAGGGCCTCTACAATCCTGAGCTTCGCTTTCCGGTGACTCAAGTGGCAGACACCGTCGGAGAAGTGATCGAGATTGGAACAGGGGCGTCTCGCTTTCAAGTTGGGGACCGTGTCATCTCAAACTACGCGACACGGTGGATCGATGGTAGGCCGGCTGTTGACGAGGTTGTACACACGTTGGGAAACACCATCAATGGCGGCCTGGCCGAGTATTTGGTTTTGAACGAAGATGCTTTGGTCTTAGCGCCAACCTACCTAACCAATGAAGAAGCCTCCACTCTGCCCGTGGGCGCGCTCACTGCATGGCACGCCTTGGTGAAGAATGGAGGCTTATCGTCGGATCAGACTGTTCTCGTGCAAGGTACCGGCGGTGTCTCTATCTTTGGACTACAACTCGCCTCTCTGGCCGGTGCTCGAGTGATTGTGACGTCAAGTAGCGATGAGAAGCTCGAACGAGCAAAAGATCTCGGTGCGCACGACGCCATCAACTATGTCAGAAAACCTGAATGGCACAAGGAAGCCTTGAGACTAACCTCCGAGCGAGGTGTAGATCAGATCTTGGAGGTTGCCGCAGGCAAGAGCTTAGGCCAGTCGATTGAGGCCATTCGCCCTGGGGGGCGGATCGCGGTCATTGGAATCCTGGAAGGCTTCACGTCGGAGATTCCAATCTTTCCTGTGTTGCAGAAGCAGGTTTCGATTCAAGGAATTGTGACCGGGTCGCGCCGGATGTTCGAAGAAATGAATGCCGAGCTCGAGAAGAGCCAGATTCGACCGGTTATTGATACGGTCTATTCATTCGACGACGCGCTTGAGGCCTATAAGCACCTCTATCGTGGAGCGTTCGGCAAGATTGTCATCCGGATTCAGCAGTGA